From a region of the Pseudomonadota bacterium genome:
- a CDS encoding SpoIIE family protein phosphatase: protein MLRNKGIAFKLVLLFTLSSTCIFTLIFGYNYYVSRQTIERGIGENSKNLILASTNKIEAALAAAQKIPENISYFLENSSYNETELYRLLYTVVKKNPEIYGAAIAFEPYVFKKDVEFFAPCFFKEEGGISFKHLDKKYNYFLLDWYQIPKELQHPEWTEPYFDESRGILMCSYGVPFYKKTGDRRLLAGVIVIDISVESLREIVSSIKILKTGYGFLISKNGTYVTHPMKDVIMNETIFSIAEARNKKSLREIGRKMIKGESSLTPFMADSILTGKKCWMTHVPIKSNGWSLAILFPQDELMEDIVKLNKMVIFLGITGIFLLAMAVVYIARSITGPLRAMAQATQGIGAGNLDIEMPVVTSGDEVGKLTEAFGYMKASLKAYIEQLTETTALKERMESELKVAHDIQMSILPKMFPPFPDRREFDIYAMIQPAKEVGGDFYDFFQIDHDHLCFVMADVSGKGIPASLFMAVTKTLIKAKAAVGLTPDRIVSRVNEELCVGNDNNMFVTVFCAILDVRTGEMEYTNGGHNPPLIIRKTGEVSVLKSTGGIVVGVIDDAKYTVDKLTLEPGDSIYLFTDGVNEAMNKNNELFSDKRLEQGIIRLKEKSIKEIIDGIMGEIELFAQDTPQSDDITMMVIQYRGNVKEG from the coding sequence ATGTTAAGAAATAAAGGTATTGCATTCAAGCTTGTCCTTCTTTTTACGCTGAGCAGCACATGTATCTTTACGCTGATTTTCGGCTATAATTATTATGTTTCCCGACAGACAATTGAAAGAGGGATCGGGGAAAACTCAAAAAACCTTATCCTCGCATCAACAAACAAGATTGAGGCTGCCCTTGCCGCTGCCCAGAAAATTCCGGAAAATATATCCTATTTTCTTGAAAACAGTTCATACAATGAAACGGAACTTTACCGGCTTCTTTATACGGTTGTGAAAAAAAACCCTGAGATATACGGGGCTGCAATAGCCTTTGAACCTTACGTTTTTAAAAAAGATGTTGAATTTTTTGCGCCATGTTTTTTTAAGGAAGAAGGCGGGATCAGTTTTAAGCATCTGGATAAGAAATATAATTATTTTCTTTTGGACTGGTACCAGATACCGAAAGAACTACAACACCCTGAATGGACAGAGCCCTATTTTGATGAGAGCAGGGGTATCCTGATGTGCTCTTACGGAGTCCCTTTCTATAAAAAAACCGGCGACAGAAGACTGCTTGCCGGTGTTATTGTTATTGACATATCTGTTGAAAGCTTGAGAGAAATTGTTTCTTCCATAAAAATTCTTAAGACCGGATACGGTTTTTTGATCTCTAAAAACGGTACGTACGTTACCCATCCGATGAAAGATGTGATAATGAATGAAACCATCTTTTCGATTGCCGAGGCGCGTAATAAGAAAAGCTTAAGGGAAATCGGGCGGAAGATGATAAAGGGCGAATCGAGCCTTACCCCGTTCATGGCCGATAGTATTCTTACCGGTAAAAAATGCTGGATGACGCATGTCCCGATCAAATCGAACGGCTGGTCTCTTGCAATCCTTTTTCCGCAGGATGAATTGATGGAGGATATTGTCAAGCTCAATAAGATGGTTATTTTTCTTGGAATTACCGGCATATTTCTTCTTGCTATGGCGGTAGTATATATTGCCCGGTCGATAACAGGACCTTTACGGGCAATGGCGCAGGCAACACAAGGTATAGGCGCAGGGAATCTTGACATAGAAATGCCGGTTGTAACATCAGGCGACGAAGTCGGAAAGCTCACGGAAGCCTTCGGGTATATGAAGGCGTCCCTTAAGGCTTATATAGAGCAACTTACAGAAACCACTGCTTTAAAGGAGAGGATGGAGAGCGAATTAAAGGTTGCCCACGATATACAGATGAGCATTCTTCCAAAGATGTTCCCTCCATTTCCGGACAGGAGGGAATTTGATATCTACGCAATGATACAGCCTGCAAAGGAAGTAGGCGGAGACTTTTACGATTTCTTTCAGATAGATCATGACCACCTGTGCTTTGTTATGGCAGATGTTTCAGGAAAGGGCATCCCTGCTTCTCTTTTCATGGCAGTGACAAAAACGCTCATCAAGGCAAAGGCTGCGGTTGGCCTCACCCCGGACAGGATTGTCTCGAGGGTAAACGAAGAGCTGTGCGTTGGCAATGACAATAATATGTTCGTAACTGTTTTTTGCGCTATCCTGGATGTCCGCACAGGGGAAATGGAATACACAAACGGAGGGCACAATCCTCCGCTGATTATCAGGAAGACAGGCGAGGTAAGCGTACTCAAAAGCACGGGGGGGATTGTTGTAGGCGTCATAGATGATGCGAAGTACACGGTAGATAAGCTTACTCTGGAGCCGGGCGACAGTATATATCTCTTTACAGATGGTGTTAATGAGGCGATGAATAAGAACAACGAGCTTTTCTCGGATAAACGGCTTGAACAGGGAATAATAAGACTAAAGGAAAAATCCATCAAGGAGATCATTGACGGCATTATGGGCGAAATCGAGCTTTTTGCTCAAGACACGCCGCAATCAGATGACATAACCATGATGGTTATACAATACAGAGGAAACGTAAAAGAAGGATAG
- a CDS encoding ABC transporter substrate-binding protein — MAKDIFICCLLSCTLLFFWVPDTVHGQENLKRATFIPQWSPQAQFAGYFVAFEKGFYKKQGIILNILPGGPNRPSLDLLDKGEADFATAWLSAAIQKSSQGIKLVNVGQIIQRSALMLIAKKASGIYRPEDINGRKVGIWSADFQLQPLAFLKKYNLKAIIVPQSYSINLFLRDGVDVASAMWYNEYHTILNAGLNPDELTTFFFYEHGLNFPEDGIYTLESTLKKDPELVRAFVNASIEGWLYAFAHPDEALDIALKYMSGANIPANRVHQKWMLDRMKDLVLPENDKSPPMGTLTESDFIRVCNVLKENGIIGKMPVFNTFYVNFTGHVKK, encoded by the coding sequence ATGGCTAAAGATATTTTTATATGTTGCCTGTTGTCCTGTACCCTCCTTTTTTTCTGGGTGCCTGATACGGTTCATGGACAGGAAAATCTGAAAAGGGCCACTTTTATACCGCAATGGAGCCCTCAAGCACAATTTGCAGGATATTTTGTTGCATTTGAAAAAGGTTTTTATAAGAAGCAGGGGATTATCCTCAACATACTGCCCGGAGGGCCAAACAGACCTTCTTTGGATTTGCTGGATAAGGGTGAGGCGGATTTTGCCACCGCATGGCTATCTGCCGCTATTCAGAAAAGCTCGCAGGGGATAAAGCTTGTCAATGTCGGACAAATCATCCAGCGCTCAGCACTCATGCTTATTGCAAAGAAGGCAAGTGGTATTTACAGACCGGAGGATATAAACGGCAGGAAAGTGGGAATCTGGAGCGCTGATTTTCAGTTGCAACCTTTGGCTTTTTTAAAAAAGTACAATTTGAAAGCAATCATTGTACCCCAGTCATATTCTATAAACCTCTTTCTCAGGGATGGCGTAGATGTAGCATCTGCTATGTGGTATAACGAATATCATACAATCCTCAACGCCGGACTAAACCCCGACGAGTTGACAACCTTCTTTTTTTATGAACACGGGTTGAATTTTCCTGAAGACGGCATTTATACGCTTGAAAGTACATTAAAGAAAGACCCGGAGCTTGTTCGTGCCTTTGTAAATGCCTCTATAGAAGGCTGGCTCTATGCTTTTGCGCATCCGGATGAGGCATTGGATATTGCACTTAAATATATGTCCGGAGCAAACATCCCGGCAAACAGGGTTCATCAGAAATGGATGCTCGACAGAATGAAAGACCTTGTGTTGCCTGAAAACGACAAGTCACCCCCCATGGGTACATTGACAGAATCGGATTTTATAAGGGTATGCAATGTCCTTAAAGAAAACGGTATCATAGGGAAAATGCCCGTTTTTAATACTTTCTATGTAAATTTTACAGGCCATGTTAAGAAATAA
- a CDS encoding methyl-accepting chemotaxis protein: MKLFTDVKIGKRLAIGFGITLGLMVINVVTGIISINGINSDLDRMVVVNTAKIKHANDIRTAFADITYLVGQIVTTQESSVREEAKKQIDEKRVNYKKAMEGLEKLEINEEGKTLIAKLKEDVMQGRDANTSTIELSMAGNTKEAAEKYGTLIGFVQKYIKAAEAVLKYNEGRLQYRYEKAQKDASTTRLIFILLGIVNIGIGMFFSRAITRSIAIPIIRSSSHIDLMAKGDFSIPVSVHATNRKDEMGIFAKSMDTMNKNLGQTIKDMMTSAASVASASTQLNASAEKLSKGAMEQVEMATQIATASTQMNQSSEDIARNSNRIAESASETVNISKQGQIVVDKAIREVNIIAETVEAASGFVKELGNQSLRIGDIITVIEEIADQTNLLALNAAIEAARAGEQGRGFAVVADEVKKLAERTSASTTEIAGMIRTIRGGVERTVETMEKAKNNVVTGVQYSSQAQTALQDITTSIDGLYGGIHEIASAIEEMSATTDEITQDMNQISSVTKETFSSSEEISEAARGLSKLARSLESEVRSFKVQ; encoded by the coding sequence ATGAAGCTCTTTACGGACGTTAAAATTGGTAAAAGACTGGCAATAGGGTTCGGCATTACCCTCGGCCTGATGGTGATCAATGTAGTCACAGGCATTATTTCAATCAACGGGATTAACAGTGATCTTGATCGGATGGTTGTAGTCAATACAGCCAAGATAAAGCACGCAAATGATATCAGAACCGCCTTTGCCGACATAACATACCTCGTTGGGCAAATCGTAACTACTCAGGAAAGTAGTGTCAGGGAAGAGGCAAAAAAACAGATTGACGAGAAAAGGGTAAACTATAAAAAGGCTATGGAAGGGCTTGAAAAACTGGAGATAAATGAGGAAGGTAAAACGCTTATTGCTAAGCTCAAGGAAGATGTTATGCAAGGCAGAGATGCAAATACCAGTACCATTGAGCTTAGCATGGCAGGGAATACAAAAGAAGCGGCTGAAAAATATGGAACGTTGATAGGGTTTGTTCAAAAATATATTAAAGCCGCTGAAGCGGTTTTAAAATATAACGAAGGCAGACTCCAGTACAGATATGAAAAGGCACAGAAAGATGCTTCCACAACACGTCTTATCTTTATACTTCTCGGCATCGTAAATATCGGTATCGGCATGTTTTTCTCCCGTGCGATCACACGTAGTATTGCCATACCCATCATACGTTCTTCAAGCCATATAGATTTAATGGCAAAGGGTGACTTTTCAATACCTGTTTCCGTGCATGCAACCAACAGAAAAGATGAAATGGGTATTTTTGCAAAGTCAATGGATACAATGAATAAGAACCTCGGACAAACGATTAAGGATATGATGACATCGGCAGCAAGTGTGGCATCTGCAAGCACACAATTGAACGCATCTGCCGAAAAGCTGTCAAAAGGGGCAATGGAACAGGTGGAGATGGCTACCCAGATTGCAACCGCCTCCACTCAAATGAACCAGTCTTCGGAGGATATTGCCAGAAACTCAAATAGGATAGCGGAATCTGCAAGCGAGACCGTTAATATTTCAAAACAGGGACAGATAGTTGTAGACAAGGCAATCCGGGAAGTAAACATAATCGCAGAAACCGTAGAGGCAGCATCAGGATTTGTAAAAGAACTGGGAAACCAATCACTGAGAATCGGGGACATAATAACGGTTATTGAAGAGATTGCAGACCAGACAAATCTTCTTGCCCTCAATGCGGCAATCGAAGCAGCCCGTGCCGGGGAACAGGGGAGAGGTTTTGCAGTAGTTGCCGATGAAGTAAAAAAGCTTGCAGAAAGAACATCTGCCTCCACTACTGAAATAGCCGGCATGATAAGAACAATAAGGGGAGGCGTGGAAAGAACTGTTGAAACAATGGAGAAAGCAAAAAATAATGTTGTCACAGGAGTACAGTACTCTTCACAGGCTCAGACAGCGCTGCAGGACATTACAACAAGCATTGACGGCCTTTATGGCGGTATTCATGAAATAGCAAGCGCCATTGAAGAGATGAGTGCTACTACAGATGAAATTACTCAGGATATGAATCAGATTTCAAGTGTCACAAAGGAAACCTTCTCTTCATCAGAGGAGATATCCGAAGCTGCCAGAGGACTGTCCAAACTCGCAAGAAGCCTTGAAAGTGAAGTCCGTAGCTTTAAAGTTCAGTAA
- the pgeF gene encoding peptidoglycan editing factor PgeF, producing MKFELKHIGDWSYYYIPKLEETGIAHGFFTKDSPSHMLEGQKKEEFLHAFFLKDAIVMNQEHGDMVHIVRNGDKPASGDGIILIEKGMAGIIKTADCLPVIIAESGYPMVSIIHAGWRGTVKKIVQKAVHAMTELGAEKKHMTALLGPSISSCCYEVGQDVYTAFQNKGFSGGIFRKPGESLFLNIRQANREILENAGIKNIFDINLCTFCSKDLFHSYRRGETEKRQINFVSLME from the coding sequence ATGAAATTCGAATTAAAACATATAGGCGATTGGTCATATTACTACATACCCAAGCTCGAAGAAACAGGCATAGCCCACGGTTTCTTTACAAAAGATTCACCATCGCATATGCTGGAAGGACAGAAAAAAGAAGAGTTTCTCCATGCTTTTTTCCTTAAGGATGCAATCGTTATGAATCAGGAGCACGGCGATATGGTCCATATCGTAAGAAACGGTGACAAGCCGGCATCAGGAGACGGCATCATCCTTATAGAAAAAGGCATGGCAGGCATCATCAAAACGGCCGATTGCCTTCCTGTTATTATCGCAGAGTCCGGTTATCCCATGGTATCCATAATCCATGCAGGGTGGCGCGGCACTGTAAAGAAAATTGTACAAAAGGCTGTCCATGCAATGACAGAACTCGGCGCAGAAAAAAAACATATGACAGCGCTTCTGGGACCGTCCATAAGTTCATGCTGTTATGAAGTCGGACAGGATGTTTACACGGCTTTTCAAAACAAAGGTTTTTCAGGAGGTATCTTTCGTAAACCGGGGGAGTCGCTTTTTCTTAATATCAGGCAGGCAAACAGGGAAATATTAGAGAATGCGGGCATAAAAAATATATTTGATATTAACCTGTGCACCTTCTGCAGCAAAGATCTTTTTCACTCATATCGTAGAGGCGAGACAGAAAAAAGGCAGATAAACTTTGTTTCTTTGATGGAATGA
- a CDS encoding ATP-binding protein, with protein MNNFNMKYKKEIFFTSLVFLIFGFFFYLEIQLPFFKKFLPIEENKLIVIILNINLLLILLLLFLVTRTLVKTYIEKKRGIWGSGLKTKLTLTLLIVSIIPSFTLSILATGFFHISMDKWFSQKIEDTLDSALELSQFYYGNLFQQYEKTGETLASTIGKQKLLEDEEGLNKTLKKDVKARRIEYYSIHDLYGNLIKSNLSQEIDEKLSGKANSYTKDDLIREIIPLKEGELIMTGIKINDEYGDPQAILFIGNTIKMHGTYRIKEITSTRKEFKESRAFKKILKYSFYIPLSLITILTIFFSVWVGIKMATEITTPIEKMKEGAAIIAKGKFDINLEDRGKDEIGTLVGAFNSMAKELNIAKDEIEAKKKYMEVILDNVATGIISTDKTGGIQLINSAARKIIGIEKETLTGTHLRQIFPDDFKKYMKSFLKEARDASWGSITKDMRLNLQNDIKYIRASLTTLKDEASKTEGFIITFDDVTHVVRAEKLATWREVAKKLTHEIKNPLTPIVLSAERIRRRLLSNFKGDDKEILDETTSIIIKSVDDIKGIVNELTKLTHISQTKAIEDINSIVEETISLYRNLYHNISFQFNRTEVPKFRADRDGIKRTIINLISNSAKAIDNKQGTIVITTKYDENKGAAILEVADNGAGIPGENKERIFDPYFTTDKHGMGLGLAIVHSIILEHHGRIRVEDNMPEGTRFIIELPIIEA; from the coding sequence GTGAACAATTTTAATATGAAATATAAAAAAGAGATATTCTTTACATCCCTCGTTTTTTTAATCTTCGGGTTCTTCTTTTACCTTGAAATACAGCTCCCCTTCTTCAAAAAATTCCTCCCTATTGAGGAAAACAAATTGATCGTCATTATACTGAATATCAACCTGCTCCTGATCCTGCTCCTGCTCTTCCTTGTCACACGGACACTGGTAAAAACATATATTGAAAAAAAACGGGGTATCTGGGGCTCCGGTCTGAAAACCAAGCTCACCCTTACGCTCCTCATCGTCTCCATCATCCCGTCATTTACCCTTTCGATCCTCGCAACAGGCTTTTTTCACATAAGCATGGACAAGTGGTTCAGCCAGAAGATCGAAGATACACTTGATAGCGCACTTGAACTTTCACAGTTTTACTATGGCAACCTGTTCCAGCAATATGAAAAAACAGGAGAAACGCTCGCGTCAACCATTGGTAAGCAAAAACTCTTAGAAGATGAGGAAGGGCTTAATAAAACCCTCAAAAAAGATGTAAAGGCAAGGCGTATAGAATACTACTCGATACATGATCTTTATGGAAACTTGATAAAAAGTAATCTCAGTCAGGAAATTGATGAGAAACTTTCAGGAAAAGCGAATTCATATACAAAAGACGACCTTATCAGGGAAATAATCCCCTTAAAAGAGGGAGAGCTTATTATGACCGGCATAAAGATTAACGACGAATATGGTGACCCACAGGCTATACTGTTTATCGGCAATACAATAAAAATGCACGGCACATATAGGATTAAAGAGATCACCTCCACCCGCAAGGAGTTCAAAGAATCAAGGGCATTCAAAAAAATACTGAAATACAGCTTTTATATACCGCTGTCACTCATAACGATATTGACAATCTTCTTTTCTGTATGGGTCGGGATAAAAATGGCAACGGAAATCACTACCCCCATAGAAAAAATGAAAGAAGGGGCAGCAATCATTGCAAAAGGAAAATTTGACATTAACCTTGAAGACAGGGGCAAGGACGAAATAGGCACTCTGGTGGGCGCATTCAACAGCATGGCAAAGGAATTGAATATTGCCAAGGATGAGATTGAGGCAAAGAAAAAGTACATGGAAGTAATTCTCGACAATGTAGCTACCGGCATTATTTCTACAGATAAAACAGGTGGTATTCAGCTCATAAACAGTGCGGCCAGGAAAATTATCGGGATCGAAAAAGAAACACTGACCGGCACGCACCTGAGACAGATTTTCCCTGATGACTTTAAAAAATATATGAAATCTTTTTTAAAGGAGGCAAGGGATGCAAGCTGGGGGAGTATCACAAAAGATATGAGGCTCAATCTTCAAAACGATATAAAATACATACGGGCTTCTCTCACAACTTTGAAAGATGAAGCGAGCAAAACAGAGGGGTTTATTATAACCTTCGACGATGTTACACACGTTGTAAGGGCTGAAAAACTTGCTACATGGAGGGAAGTGGCAAAAAAACTTACCCATGAGATAAAAAATCCCTTAACCCCCATCGTCCTTTCTGCCGAACGCATTCGGAGAAGATTGCTCTCCAATTTTAAGGGTGATGACAAGGAAATACTCGATGAAACCACTTCCATCATAATTAAATCGGTTGATGACATAAAAGGTATAGTAAACGAGCTGACAAAACTAACACATATCTCGCAAACAAAAGCTATAGAAGATATTAACTCCATAGTCGAAGAAACTATCTCTCTCTACAGGAACCTTTATCATAATATTAGCTTTCAATTCAACCGTACAGAGGTTCCCAAATTCAGAGCAGACCGGGACGGCATTAAAAGGACAATCATAAATCTGATCAGCAATTCAGCAAAGGCGATAGACAACAAACAGGGCACAATTGTAATTACAACAAAATACGATGAAAATAAGGGGGCTGCCATTTTAGAGGTCGCTGATAACGGCGCAGGTATTCCCGGAGAAAATAAGGAGAGGATTTTTGACCCATATTTTACTACAGACAAGCACGGCATGGGTCTCGGGCTTGCAATTGTCCATTCTATCATTCTCGAACATCACGGCAGAATACGCGTAGAAGATAATATGCCTGAAGGCACGAGATTTATTATCGAACTGCCTATTATTGAGGCATAA
- a CDS encoding ParB N-terminal domain-containing protein, whose product MKTIDIDHININDKRFCISYPMYDNTLLSSIKKVGIIQPVILLSTMPYVVITGFKRILSAMQAGFTKIPSVIVNISEKDALLYAIHDNIKRGLNIVEKAHGIERMLHMGFSLTEIHEAMMLLSLDPHEKIMERLTAIADMEDIFKAFITTKGVAMKQVEMMMRFNNEERACIIDILTSIHTTESFIREILEMLNIVKIKRGNVDFDSLKNAPDAQELKKILKKLTNPILVSLEEELKQIKLRCALPPDIDIKVDPFFEKGYIDMVIRAKTEDKAKDAIERLNSILSRGYIRSILELTRG is encoded by the coding sequence ATGAAAACTATCGACATTGACCATATAAACATCAACGACAAGAGGTTCTGCATATCATATCCAATGTATGACAATACCCTCCTTTCATCAATTAAAAAAGTCGGTATTATACAACCTGTTATTCTTCTTAGCACAATGCCTTATGTTGTCATAACCGGATTTAAAAGGATCCTATCGGCAATGCAGGCAGGTTTTACAAAAATTCCCTCTGTGATTGTCAATATCAGTGAAAAAGACGCCCTTCTTTATGCCATCCACGACAATATAAAAAGAGGACTGAATATTGTCGAAAAGGCTCACGGTATTGAAAGGATGCTTCATATGGGATTCTCTTTGACCGAAATTCATGAAGCAATGATGCTGTTATCCCTTGATCCGCATGAAAAAATCATGGAAAGGTTGACCGCTATTGCAGACATGGAAGATATCTTTAAAGCATTTATAACTACAAAAGGCGTTGCAATGAAACAGGTTGAAATGATGATGCGTTTTAACAATGAAGAGAGGGCATGCATTATTGATATACTTACCTCCATTCACACAACGGAAAGCTTTATAAGGGAAATTCTCGAAATGTTGAATATTGTAAAAATAAAGAGGGGCAACGTAGATTTTGATTCGTTAAAAAACGCGCCGGACGCACAGGAACTAAAGAAAATACTGAAAAAACTCACGAACCCGATTCTCGTATCGCTTGAAGAAGAATTGAAACAAATAAAACTCCGATGTGCGCTCCCCCCTGATATTGACATAAAAGTAGACCCTTTTTTTGAAAAAGGATATATTGATATGGTGATAAGGGCAAAAACCGAGGATAAGGCAAAAGACGCCATTGAAAGACTCAACAGCATTTTAAGCAGAGGATACATAAGGAGTATACTTGAACTTACAAGAGGTTAG
- a CDS encoding SDR family oxidoreductase → MKFKDKVIFVTGGTNGLGKAMAKAFLEEGALVGVNGRNKESIAKFEEEFNDKQTMVFNADITNYDEMEGVVEKVFETWGRIDVLINNAGVINPLTVSEKMKKEDFDRVIDVNLKGTFYVTQIFGRKMIEQKQGRILFIASQVAHMGEKGFLPYSISKSALMLMTKSLAYEWSKYGVTTCAVAPGFMKGGMNEGLIRKEAFVDYLSKRTPMGRMGNIEELVSLILFLASNDARYINGETITMDGGMTGFTQESLLDFIMKGR, encoded by the coding sequence ATGAAATTCAAAGATAAAGTTATATTTGTTACAGGGGGGACGAATGGACTGGGTAAGGCAATGGCAAAGGCATTTCTCGAAGAAGGGGCGCTTGTGGGAGTAAACGGAAGAAATAAGGAATCTATCGCAAAATTTGAAGAAGAGTTCAATGATAAACAGACGATGGTCTTTAATGCAGATATTACAAACTATGATGAGATGGAAGGTGTTGTTGAAAAGGTTTTTGAAACATGGGGCAGAATTGATGTATTGATAAACAATGCCGGGGTTATCAACCCCCTTACGGTGTCTGAAAAGATGAAAAAAGAGGATTTTGACAGGGTAATCGATGTAAACCTGAAAGGTACTTTCTATGTGACACAGATTTTCGGTAGAAAAATGATAGAGCAGAAACAAGGAAGAATTCTATTTATTGCATCACAGGTGGCACACATGGGGGAAAAGGGTTTCCTGCCTTATTCAATCAGCAAGTCTGCCCTTATGTTAATGACAAAGTCCCTTGCTTATGAGTGGTCAAAATATGGTGTTACCACCTGTGCAGTTGCGCCCGGTTTTATGAAGGGTGGTATGAATGAGGGTTTAATAAGAAAAGAGGCCTTTGTGGATTACCTCTCAAAAAGAACGCCTATGGGCAGGATGGGTAATATAGAAGAGCTTGTATCCCTTATACTTTTTCTCGCTTCAAACGATGCCCGATATATAAACGGCGAGACTATAACCATGGATGGCGGCATGACCGGCTTTACGCAGGAATCTCTGTTGGATTTCATCATGAAAGGGCGATAA
- a CDS encoding DUF4013 domain-containing protein: MELFPFIQFTLNTQYFMRWISGGIILYIPVLNFFSLGYLAKASRLLMIGSVGLPTWERKSEIWMEGVKLLFIFILYEAIPFFLFSFGFFLTTLTSITAFFGHILIKLSYLALFLCSFFIPFAFAAFSEVSDFKKALEFDKILNGIKEVFIPYAGGYIGALIVLYICKIVIRIPYLVGFILSSALTYYTLLIATYYFTRLYIKTTLSEDKITEKDIQGSE, from the coding sequence ATGGAACTCTTTCCCTTCATACAATTTACATTAAATACACAATATTTCATGCGTTGGATTTCCGGCGGGATCATCCTCTATATCCCTGTCCTTAATTTTTTCTCACTGGGTTATCTGGCAAAGGCATCGAGGCTTCTTATGATAGGCAGTGTCGGGCTTCCCACATGGGAAAGGAAAAGTGAGATATGGATGGAAGGGGTAAAACTCCTTTTTATTTTTATACTTTATGAGGCCATACCGTTTTTTCTTTTTTCTTTCGGGTTTTTTCTTACAACCTTAACCAGTATAACGGCTTTTTTTGGACACATACTTATCAAATTATCTTATCTTGCCCTTTTTCTGTGTTCTTTTTTCATCCCCTTTGCCTTTGCTGCATTTTCCGAAGTAAGCGATTTTAAAAAAGCGCTTGAATTCGACAAGATTCTCAATGGAATAAAAGAGGTGTTCATTCCATACGCAGGAGGGTATATAGGTGCTCTCATTGTCCTTTATATCTGCAAGATAGTCATTCGTATTCCATATCTCGTCGGGTTTATCCTTTCGTCCGCCCTTACTTATTATACCCTTCTCATTGCAACATATTACTTTACCCGGTTATATATTAAAACGACTCTTTCTGAAGATAAGATAACAGAGAAAGATATTCAGGGTAGCGAGTGA